A part of Candidatus Melainabacteria bacterium genomic DNA contains:
- a CDS encoding type II toxin-antitoxin system HipA family toxin — MESETLVYIDLFEKTHLVGKLWTRTRNDKHTASFEYDRDWLLNPVHFSLEPALALGPGPFHSNDRALFGAIGDSAPDRWGRALMRRAERRRAKSEGKTPRTLREIDYLLLVDDETRQGALRFAKTAGGPFLANDPTSKIPPLVDLPKLLTAAQHVLRDKESDDDMRLLLAPGSSLGGARPKASVRDKDAHLAIAKFPHDGDEIDTSRWEAVALTLATKSGINVPPWRLEKIGNRDILLLRRFDRQNERRIPFVSAMSMLGAKDNEQKSYLDIVDALRQNGRNVEHDLQQLWRRVVLNILISNTDDHLRNHGFLYGDTAGWQLSPAYDLNPVPIDIRPRILSTSIDLDDATASLDLALEVAAYFDLSAPEARAIAYEVGMAVSSWSVVAAGLGIKSSEIERMSSAFEHEDLKKSIAGTHR, encoded by the coding sequence ATGGAAAGCGAAACACTGGTCTATATAGATTTGTTCGAGAAAACCCACCTCGTCGGCAAACTTTGGACCAGAACACGCAACGATAAGCACACCGCGTCGTTTGAATATGACAGAGACTGGCTTTTGAATCCAGTGCACTTCTCGCTGGAACCCGCACTAGCACTCGGTCCTGGACCGTTTCACAGCAATGATCGAGCACTTTTTGGTGCCATTGGCGATTCGGCCCCCGACAGATGGGGTCGCGCGCTCATGCGCCGGGCTGAAAGGCGGCGAGCTAAAAGTGAAGGAAAAACTCCACGCACATTACGTGAAATCGACTACCTGTTATTGGTTGATGACGAGACTCGACAGGGAGCGCTGCGATTCGCTAAAACCGCTGGCGGACCATTTTTAGCAAATGACCCAACAAGCAAAATTCCACCGTTAGTCGATCTCCCGAAACTCCTTACCGCAGCTCAACACGTGCTGCGGGACAAAGAATCTGACGACGATATGCGATTGTTGCTAGCACCAGGCTCATCTCTTGGAGGAGCACGGCCAAAAGCATCAGTGCGAGATAAAGATGCACATCTGGCTATCGCAAAATTCCCGCATGATGGCGATGAGATCGATACATCACGGTGGGAAGCAGTAGCTCTTACACTTGCCACTAAATCTGGTATCAACGTACCTCCATGGAGATTAGAAAAGATTGGAAACAGGGACATTCTTCTTTTACGCAGATTCGACCGTCAAAATGAAAGACGTATCCCATTTGTATCAGCTATGAGCATGCTCGGTGCGAAGGACAACGAACAAAAAAGCTATCTGGACATCGTGGACGCGTTACGACAGAACGGGCGCAACGTAGAACATGATTTGCAGCAACTTTGGAGACGCGTGGTCCTGAACATACTTATTTCCAATACCGATGACCACTTGCGTAATCATGGCTTTTTATACGGTGATACCGCTGGCTGGCAGTTATCGCCAGCATACGATTTAAATCCTGTGCCGATTGATATTAGACCGCGCATACTCAGTACATCCATTGATCTTGACGATGCTACGGCCTCACTGGACCTGGCGCTTGAAGTAGCCGCATATTTTGATCTCAGTGCTCCGGAAGCTCGGGCTATAGCGTATGAAGTCGGAATGGCAGTGTCATCCTGGTCTGTCGTAGCCGCAGGTTTAGGAATCAAATCCAGTGAAATTGAACGCATGTCTTCCGCGTTCGAACATGAGGACTTGAAAAAATCGATTGCCGGAACTCATCGATAA
- a CDS encoding AraC family transcriptional regulator, which produces MNAKNSRFDANQKELVEKLAALTVEEGTNCVVDNLECYRWSNPTAPKHGLYSPSMCVIAQGAKEVTFGEERLRYDPTNYLLISMDIPVVSQVVEATPAKPYLGFKLEFDPTTIASVIVETGISAGRNEASVKSMAVGSLQDELLDALLRLFRLTDNSDDYRVISPMVMREIIYRLLKSDQGPRLRQMAVFGGNAHRITKAVQILRSKYNQNINIEGLAQELGMSVSSFHQHFKTATSMSPLQFQKTLRLQEARRLLLTEDIDASTAAEMVGYDDASQFSREYKRTFGEPPKRDVGRFKQLASA; this is translated from the coding sequence ATGAACGCCAAAAACAGCCGTTTCGACGCCAACCAGAAAGAACTCGTTGAAAAACTAGCCGCACTTACAGTCGAGGAAGGCACGAACTGTGTCGTCGACAACCTGGAATGTTATCGCTGGTCGAATCCAACTGCACCGAAGCACGGGCTATACTCGCCTTCTATGTGCGTGATTGCGCAGGGCGCGAAAGAAGTGACATTCGGTGAAGAACGGTTGAGGTATGACCCTACCAATTATCTGCTCATATCGATGGATATTCCGGTTGTCAGCCAGGTGGTAGAAGCTACGCCTGCAAAGCCTTACCTGGGATTTAAATTAGAGTTCGACCCTACCACAATAGCTTCTGTAATCGTCGAAACGGGTATCTCAGCAGGACGAAACGAGGCCAGCGTGAAATCAATGGCAGTAGGCAGCCTGCAAGACGAACTGCTCGACGCACTGTTGAGATTGTTCAGACTTACAGACAATAGCGACGATTATCGAGTGATATCGCCTATGGTGATGCGTGAAATCATCTACAGATTACTCAAAAGCGATCAGGGTCCGAGACTGCGACAAATGGCGGTGTTTGGCGGAAACGCGCACAGAATCACTAAAGCAGTACAGATATTGCGAAGCAAATACAATCAAAATATCAATATAGAAGGTCTGGCTCAGGAACTGGGGATGAGCGTATCCAGCTTCCATCAACATTTCAAAACAGCCACTTCAATGAGCCCACTGCAATTCCAGAAGACCCTTCGCCTGCAGGAAGCACGACGTCTCTTACTGACGGAAGACATCGATGCCAGCACCGCCGCCGAAATGGTTGGATACGACGATGCTTCTCAATTCAGCCGAGAATACAAACGCACTTTTGGCGAACCACCAAAGCGCGATGTCGGTCGTTTCAAACAGCTGGCATCGGCTTAA
- a CDS encoding aldo/keto reductase → MKKRKLGNSGLEVSALGLGCMGMSHGFGPPKDKQEMIALIHAAVERGVTFFDTAEVYGPYTNELLVGEALQHHRDKVVIATKFGWIPDPKGGTDGPNGGPKWSALCSRPEHIKRVAEESLKRLRIEVIDLFYQHRVDPDVPIEEVAGAVKELIAQGKVRYFGLSEASASSIRRAHAVQPVAAVQSEYSLWLRKPEPEILPTCEELGIGFVPYSPLGRGFLTGKVDETTEYADNDIRKVLPRFSAENRKENQKVVELLTNFAESKGATPGQIALAWLLAQKPWIVPIPGTTKLHRLEENIGAAEVQLSDADVQELSAAAARLEVKGERYPEAMEALSYR, encoded by the coding sequence ATGAAAAAGAGAAAACTTGGAAATAGTGGATTGGAAGTTTCTGCGCTGGGTTTGGGTTGCATGGGTATGAGCCATGGATTTGGACCGCCGAAAGATAAGCAAGAAATGATCGCATTGATACATGCCGCAGTTGAGCGCGGTGTTACTTTCTTTGACACAGCTGAAGTGTACGGGCCATACACAAATGAGCTTCTCGTGGGTGAAGCCCTGCAACACCATCGGGATAAAGTGGTGATCGCCACTAAGTTTGGTTGGATTCCAGATCCTAAAGGTGGTACCGATGGTCCTAATGGTGGACCGAAGTGGTCCGCACTCTGCAGTCGACCTGAACATATTAAGAGGGTCGCAGAAGAGAGTTTGAAGCGATTGCGCATTGAGGTGATCGATTTGTTTTATCAACATCGTGTCGATCCGGATGTGCCAATTGAAGAAGTAGCCGGCGCTGTCAAAGAATTGATTGCGCAGGGAAAAGTTCGGTACTTCGGATTGTCTGAAGCTTCCGCCAGTTCTATTCGTCGAGCTCACGCTGTTCAACCCGTAGCTGCTGTACAGAGTGAGTACTCGCTCTGGTTGAGAAAGCCAGAACCGGAAATATTGCCAACCTGTGAAGAGCTCGGAATTGGATTTGTTCCCTATAGTCCACTCGGCAGGGGCTTCCTGACTGGTAAAGTCGATGAGACTACTGAATATGCCGATAACGACATTCGGAAAGTTCTGCCCAGATTTTCTGCAGAAAATCGCAAGGAAAATCAAAAGGTGGTTGAGCTCCTGACTAATTTTGCAGAAAGCAAAGGTGCTACACCCGGTCAGATTGCGCTGGCATGGTTGCTCGCACAGAAGCCATGGATAGTCCCGATTCCTGGCACTACCAAGTTGCATCGTCTGGAAGAAAACATTGGTGCTGCCGAAGTGCAACTCAGTGATGCTGATGTTCAAGAACTTTCTGCTGCCGCTGCCAGGCTTGAGGTGAAAGGAGAGCGGTACCCGGAAGCGATGGAAGCTTTGTCTTATCGCTAA
- a CDS encoding NAD(P)-dependent alcohol dehydrogenase gives MTKTAIKTKAYATTGAHEEVKPFEIERREPGPNDVLIDIKFCGVCHSDVHQARDEWGGSIFPMVPGHEITGVVERVGEKVKNFKPGDRVGVGCMVDSCKECGSCADGDENYCEKGNVQTYNAIGHDNVPTLGGYSERITVHERFVARIPDNLPLDKAAPLLCAGITTYSPLIHWKAGPGKAVGVVGLGGLGHMGVKLANALGAEVTVISRTNSKKSDAEAMGAKHFIATSEPSAVENSKGKFDLIINTVSSAADMNSYLGMLKRDGVMILVGAPSEPLPIEAFSLIPRRISLAGSTIGGMRETQEMLDFCGRHGITSDIEVIPIQKINEAYERMLKSDVRYRFVIDIASLK, from the coding sequence ATGACCAAAACAGCTATAAAAACCAAAGCGTATGCTACTACCGGTGCGCACGAAGAAGTTAAACCATTCGAAATAGAGCGGCGCGAGCCTGGTCCTAACGATGTTTTGATTGACATCAAATTCTGCGGCGTATGCCATTCTGATGTGCATCAGGCTCGAGATGAGTGGGGTGGTTCTATTTTTCCAATGGTGCCGGGCCACGAAATTACTGGAGTCGTTGAAAGAGTCGGCGAAAAGGTCAAAAACTTTAAACCTGGCGATCGCGTCGGTGTCGGCTGTATGGTTGATTCCTGCAAAGAGTGTGGATCTTGCGCGGACGGCGATGAAAACTACTGCGAAAAAGGAAATGTTCAGACCTACAATGCCATTGGCCACGATAATGTTCCGACGTTAGGCGGATACTCCGAAAGAATTACGGTTCATGAGCGATTCGTTGCGCGTATACCAGACAACTTGCCGCTTGATAAAGCGGCACCGCTACTCTGCGCTGGTATCACCACCTATTCACCTCTTATCCACTGGAAAGCTGGTCCAGGCAAAGCAGTGGGTGTAGTTGGGCTCGGCGGACTCGGTCACATGGGCGTAAAACTAGCTAACGCACTTGGTGCAGAGGTTACTGTAATCAGTCGCACGAATAGTAAGAAGTCCGACGCGGAAGCGATGGGCGCGAAGCATTTCATCGCAACTTCTGAGCCATCTGCGGTCGAAAATTCGAAAGGAAAGTTCGACCTGATTATCAATACAGTCTCTTCTGCTGCTGATATGAACTCATATCTTGGAATGTTGAAACGTGATGGCGTGATGATTCTGGTTGGTGCACCCAGCGAACCGTTGCCTATTGAAGCTTTCAGTCTGATTCCACGCCGCATTTCGCTGGCTGGTTCGACAATTGGCGGCATGCGTGAGACCCAGGAAATGCTGGACTTCTGCGGCAGGCACGGTATCACATCCGATATCGAAGTTATTCCAATTCAGAAAATCAATGAAGCTTACGAACGTATGCTCAAGAGTGACGTGCGATATCGATTTGTCATTGACATTGCGTCGCTGAAGTAA
- a CDS encoding glycoside hydrolase family 15: MRKGFQLVASVCAALVFGSSTMSAQPALATIAPDSTNKPVHQLSPMVIGNGFGFAVVNPSCEVTRFYAHPYRFERPNEDVSKDGDSTANYFKKAVWSNSGATKSPVLEYVGQSHVLASHNGSETNYFFNPFGVKHNVFVLLNQSIPATTKHAVPTTTKGSVPTTENGSASATGNGSVKPSVEPFLSVEWSAPIEKEETLTISGRSTRILQLKGIKEPIAVLSTALDGRELVSSTKLVGAGWAFISADDRKSLETAVQDFIRWQQGDVGKSLVDREVKSLDDWRLPPRVKFANDKERLLWRQSETFLRMAQIQEPDIDGRHSKGLILASLPDGVWFTPWVRDMAYALVALTRMGHTAEAREAILGYFNARPVGRWKNETKGLDYQISVTRYYGDGSEEADYSGLQTPNVEFDDWGLALWTVAEYWQKTHDLSLLTAKTYRGPLYESMRDYVVMPLLGNLDPVGNGGLIVAADSSCWEEHQQNKRHHAFDSITAINGLRGFLEIAKAKHDDKTVQLVSDKIKALEIGFKSAFVKDNSIRGTVETSFKNEIDGSVLEAFNMGVISDPAVMKGTIDKLELLKTASGGYRRVRGSTNYEKHEFLFINFLLARVLNAQAEKLTAPAAERARAAAILSDMVESAVIDHGLIPEMYVSEKSSDYPGEIGAPAGSIPMVGYGAGIYAITLLERENASAK, from the coding sequence ATGCGAAAAGGTTTCCAACTAGTAGCAAGCGTCTGCGCCGCTCTTGTGTTCGGCTCGTCCACAATGTCAGCGCAACCGGCACTTGCAACTATTGCGCCTGATTCGACTAACAAGCCAGTTCACCAACTTTCGCCGATGGTAATTGGTAATGGATTTGGTTTTGCCGTCGTCAATCCCAGTTGCGAAGTGACAAGATTCTATGCACATCCGTATCGTTTCGAGCGACCGAACGAGGACGTTTCAAAGGACGGCGATTCAACGGCTAACTATTTCAAAAAGGCGGTCTGGAGTAATTCGGGAGCAACCAAATCTCCAGTGCTCGAATATGTAGGGCAGTCTCATGTGCTTGCGTCACACAATGGTAGCGAGACGAATTATTTTTTCAATCCTTTTGGTGTCAAACACAATGTTTTCGTTTTGCTCAACCAGTCGATTCCTGCGACTACGAAACATGCTGTTCCTACCACTACGAAAGGTTCTGTTCCCACAACTGAGAACGGCTCTGCTAGTGCGACTGGGAACGGTTCTGTCAAGCCGTCAGTAGAGCCGTTTTTGTCAGTTGAATGGTCTGCGCCGATTGAAAAAGAAGAAACTCTTACGATCTCCGGGCGCTCAACGCGTATTCTACAACTCAAGGGAATCAAGGAACCGATTGCGGTCCTGTCCACTGCTTTGGACGGTCGTGAGTTGGTTTCTTCTACAAAGCTAGTCGGTGCTGGTTGGGCATTTATTTCTGCAGATGACCGTAAATCTCTGGAAACAGCAGTGCAAGACTTTATTCGCTGGCAACAAGGGGATGTTGGTAAAAGTCTGGTGGATCGCGAGGTAAAGAGTCTTGACGATTGGCGTCTGCCACCACGGGTTAAATTTGCAAACGATAAGGAAAGGCTGTTGTGGCGCCAGAGTGAAACGTTTTTGCGTATGGCGCAAATTCAGGAACCTGACATCGACGGTCGGCATAGCAAAGGATTGATTCTAGCCAGTTTGCCCGATGGCGTCTGGTTTACGCCCTGGGTCAGAGATATGGCTTATGCGCTTGTTGCGCTAACTCGCATGGGACATACAGCGGAAGCGAGAGAAGCGATCCTCGGCTATTTCAATGCCCGCCCGGTAGGCAGATGGAAGAATGAGACTAAAGGGCTTGACTATCAGATTTCTGTGACTCGATATTATGGTGATGGTTCAGAGGAAGCAGATTATTCCGGATTACAAACGCCAAACGTTGAGTTCGACGACTGGGGGCTGGCACTGTGGACGGTGGCAGAGTACTGGCAGAAAACTCATGACCTTAGCTTGTTGACCGCTAAAACTTACAGAGGTCCCCTCTATGAGTCGATGCGCGACTACGTTGTAATGCCGTTGCTGGGTAATCTCGATCCAGTCGGAAACGGTGGACTGATAGTTGCGGCAGACTCCTCTTGCTGGGAGGAGCATCAGCAGAATAAGCGGCATCATGCTTTTGACAGCATAACCGCGATCAACGGACTGCGTGGATTTCTAGAAATTGCAAAGGCGAAACATGACGATAAAACTGTTCAACTCGTTAGCGACAAAATTAAGGCGCTGGAAATTGGCTTCAAATCTGCATTTGTGAAGGATAACTCGATTAGAGGCACCGTTGAAACAAGTTTCAAAAATGAGATTGATGGCTCCGTGCTTGAGGCCTTCAACATGGGCGTGATTTCGGATCCTGCGGTGATGAAAGGCACCATCGATAAACTGGAACTTTTGAAGACGGCTTCTGGCGGATACCGTCGCGTGCGCGGCAGTACGAACTATGAGAAACACGAGTTCCTATTTATCAATTTCCTTTTGGCTAGAGTTCTTAACGCCCAAGCCGAAAAGTTGACCGCTCCAGCTGCGGAGAGGGCAAGAGCAGCGGCGATTTTGAGCGACATGGTTGAAAGTGCCGTAATCGATCATGGACTGATTCCAGAGATGTATGTATCTGAAAAGTCTTCTGACTATCCGGGAGAAATAGGCGCTCCAGCCGGTTCCATCCCCATGGTCGGTTATGGCGCGGGTATTTATGCCATCACACTTCTAGAACGAGAAAACGCATCAGCAAAATGA
- a CDS encoding thioredoxin, which yields MRPNIYHQDFQEQQRQQAFFNNRRNYQPLNDGFSIADGSQGTVIAVDGQSRADYDRMIKSNFKYTQDNYQEAYKEAARTGKPVVAIFGGFENNNSRQLIENSLPDAKNGAAKDAVYVYIDRAKTKDPALAKFADGQLAGGHNAAVSLVFSVKPGADGSIQPESPNFRWQGADRSMIASFNQAISEAKGKQESYTGKFNPEALVEKAEKSETGDGTDKKLPTFESARATIAKELKAASESKDWHDAERHFHGAIDAADRFTPKVIQAEQDRIAKALATTPQDSPEFQKLAQDQANLTFVKNAKAASRAALGVACLEWGQTETNPERQQKFREIGSRWIDSAALRDPSLYQNPALIKRIEATGIPADQIESLLPKLGQAKPPRDLFQYGGDGKKSDTTPEGTQPNASPTNPDLYQYGGDGKKSSKPVQSTKPNEQQKPVQPPKPNEPPTPEEKPDAVEAARKAEEARVRTAKEKEIAEADAATKKKAEVERFKALIKEDEEKAVKTPEEYYKALQDAADKGLPVIVKIGSTSCGPCHEMAPAMKEQEEALKGKAAVIRVLYENTEDLALSLGADQGVPITKFARPVPNDRNRNGLEEIIPERHKGFVDPKRKKDYSEKEAADTLQYFVNQGMTEWARRKASKR from the coding sequence GTGCGTCCAAATATTTATCATCAAGACTTTCAAGAGCAGCAGAGACAGCAAGCCTTTTTCAACAACAGGCGCAACTATCAGCCGCTCAACGATGGCTTCAGCATTGCCGACGGTTCCCAGGGAACGGTGATCGCAGTCGACGGGCAATCTCGTGCTGACTACGATCGCATGATCAAAAGTAACTTCAAATACACTCAGGACAATTACCAGGAAGCCTACAAAGAAGCCGCTCGTACTGGTAAACCAGTTGTGGCAATCTTTGGTGGATTCGAGAATAACAACTCAAGACAGTTAATAGAAAATTCTTTGCCCGACGCCAAGAATGGCGCAGCGAAAGATGCTGTATACGTCTACATCGACCGAGCTAAAACGAAAGATCCAGCGCTGGCCAAATTCGCCGACGGCCAACTTGCCGGTGGTCACAACGCTGCAGTGTCGCTTGTGTTCTCTGTCAAGCCTGGAGCAGACGGTTCTATCCAGCCCGAGTCACCTAATTTCCGGTGGCAAGGCGCCGATCGTTCCATGATCGCATCGTTCAACCAGGCTATATCAGAAGCAAAGGGCAAGCAAGAATCGTACACAGGGAAATTCAATCCCGAAGCCCTGGTCGAGAAAGCGGAGAAATCGGAAACGGGAGACGGCACCGACAAAAAGCTTCCGACGTTCGAAAGTGCACGTGCGACCATCGCGAAAGAACTGAAAGCAGCAAGCGAATCGAAAGACTGGCACGATGCGGAACGGCATTTCCACGGAGCTATAGATGCCGCCGACAGATTTACTCCAAAGGTTATTCAGGCCGAGCAGGACCGCATTGCAAAGGCGCTGGCGACAACACCGCAGGATTCACCCGAGTTCCAGAAACTAGCACAAGATCAGGCTAATCTGACCTTCGTGAAGAACGCCAAAGCAGCATCAAGAGCCGCTCTCGGTGTTGCATGCTTAGAATGGGGACAAACCGAGACGAACCCCGAGCGCCAACAGAAATTCCGCGAGATCGGCAGTCGCTGGATCGATTCAGCGGCGTTGAGAGACCCATCACTCTATCAAAATCCAGCATTGATAAAGAGGATCGAAGCAACCGGAATTCCAGCAGATCAGATAGAGAGCTTGTTGCCCAAACTCGGTCAAGCCAAACCTCCACGAGATCTCTTCCAGTACGGTGGTGATGGCAAGAAATCAGACACCACACCTGAGGGCACGCAACCGAACGCATCTCCAACAAATCCTGATCTCTATCAGTATGGAGGCGATGGAAAAAAATCCTCCAAGCCCGTTCAATCAACGAAACCAAATGAACAGCAGAAGCCGGTTCAACCGCCAAAACCAAACGAACCACCGACGCCGGAAGAAAAACCCGACGCAGTAGAAGCAGCCAGGAAAGCCGAAGAAGCAAGGGTGCGAACGGCAAAAGAAAAGGAGATAGCTGAAGCGGACGCAGCAACAAAGAAAAAAGCTGAAGTCGAGCGATTCAAAGCACTCATAAAAGAGGACGAAGAAAAAGCTGTTAAAACGCCTGAAGAATACTACAAGGCGCTTCAGGATGCTGCAGACAAAGGACTGCCTGTCATCGTTAAAATCGGCTCGACATCATGCGGACCATGTCATGAAATGGCGCCGGCAATGAAGGAACAAGAAGAAGCGCTAAAAGGCAAGGCGGCAGTCATTCGTGTGCTCTATGAAAACACGGAAGATCTGGCTCTAAGCCTCGGCGCAGATCAAGGAGTGCCAATCACGAAGTTTGCCCGACCAGTGCCCAATGATCGGAACCGAAATGGTCTTGAGGAGATCATTCCAGAACGACATAAAGGATTTGTGGATCCGAAGCGGAAAAAGGATTACTCAGAGAAGGAAGCTGCTGATACACTCCAATACTTCGTCAATCAGGGCATGACAGAATGGGCGAGACGTAAAGCTTCAAAACGGTAG